From a region of the Arachis ipaensis cultivar K30076 chromosome B09, Araip1.1, whole genome shotgun sequence genome:
- the LOC107615433 gene encoding uncharacterized protein LOC107615433, translated as MNAQISKRIIPWQPLMPTTTVQTKGITNKEATIIKGGGINAITLRSSTKLQERSPNEPSPIEGTQDEDVVEIEEVEEENEVLEEVEKVIAQPRGRIPKDGDVLQEATPIPFPTLARKTKKQVELDPKMVEIFKKVEVTIPLFDDIHQVPKYAKFLKDLCMNIEKIHDLETIPLGSSSFALMGDIPEKCSDPGPCLVTCTIDGIQFVDCMCDLGACVSIMPLSVYEVLKLPPLKWSAAQFMLADKSIISVVSIAEDVLVSIKGLVFPIDFYILKMPPSDSGRTSSILLGRPFLKTSGFKLDAFSDTYSFEIDGREVSFNLDEAMRHPPEDHSIFWCDLIDNVVAEVHQNDFDVKSMIQDSSVGSSHGNKTEFNADEDDKQA; from the exons ATGAATGCCCAAATCTCCAAGAGGATAATACCTTGGCAGCCACTAATGCCTACTACAACCGTCCAAACCAAGGGTATCaccaacaaggaggcaactataaTCAAGGGG ggtggcatcaatgccatcacatTGAGGTCCAGCACCaaattgcaagagaggagtcccaATGAGCCAAGTCCAATAGAGGGCACTCAAGATGAGGATGTAGTTGAGATAGAAGAAGTCGAAGAGGAGAATGAGGTACTAGAGGAAGTTGAAAAAGTGATTGCTCAACCAAGGGGCAGAATTCCTAAGGATGGGGATGTCTTGCAAGAAGCTACTCCAATTCCATTTCCCACATTGGCAAGGAAGACCAAGAAGCAAGTTGAGTTGGATCCTAAAATGGTGGAGAtattcaagaaagttgaggtaaccattcctctCTTTGATGATATCCACCAAGTCCCCAAATATGCCAAGTTTCTAAAGGACTTATGCATGAACATAGAGAAAattcatgatttagaaactattccattgGGAAGCTCAAGTTTCgctttaatgggtgatataccaGAGAAGTGTAGTGACCCCGGTCCTTGCCTAGTCACTTGCACCATAGATGGGATACAATTtgttgactgcatgtgtgatctagGTGCTTGTGTGAGCATCATGCCTTTGTCTGTCTATGAGGTCTTAAAGCTTCCACCGTTGAAATGGTCGGCCGCCCAGTTTATGTTGGCGGATAAAAGCATAATTTCTGTGGTTAGTATCGCGGAGGATGTTCTAGTGAGTATAAAGGGGTTGGTCTTCCCaattgatttttatattcttaagaTGCCCCCTAGTGACTCCGGAAGGACATCGTCTATCTTGCTTGGAAGACCGTTCTTAAAGACCTCCGGGTTCAAATTGGATGCATTTTCGGATACTTACTCGTTTGAGATCGATGGAAGAGAAGTGAGCTTTAAtcttgatgaagccatgagacacccaccggaggatcattctatcttctGGTGTGATTTGATTGATAATGTTGTGGCCGAAGTTCACCAAAATGATTTTGATGTAAAGAGTATGATTCAAGACTCAAGTGTGGGGAGTTCCCAT